The following is a genomic window from Coriobacteriaceae bacterium.
GGTCTCCTTGTTGATCCACGTGGGGAAGTAAGCCTCGGTCTCATAGACCTCGCCGGTCCAGGACGGACGGTCGTACATGTACATGGAGACCTTCACGTCGTCGCCGTACTTCTTGGCGGCCGGCAGGTTGCGAATCTCGTCCAGGCAGGACTCCCAGGTCTCGCCGGCGGTCATGCGGCGGTCGATGGAGATGGCGCAGGAGTCAGCGACAGCGCAGCGGCTGGGGCTGGTGTAGAAGATCTGGCTGACGGTGCAGGTGCCGCGGCCCAGGAAGCGGGCGTCCTCGAAGTGCTCGGGGTTGTACTTGGGGTCGAGCATCTTGACGAGGCCCTTGATGTCGGTCGACTCGTCGCAGCCGTTGTTGTTGAGGGCGCGGACGTCGGCGATGATGTCGGCCATCTTGTAGATGGCGTTGTCGCCGCGGTCGGGAGCGGAGCCGTGGCAGGAGGTGCCGTGAACGTCGACGCGGATCTCCATGCGGCCGCGGTGACCGCGATAGATGCCGCCGTCGGTGGGCTCGGTGGAAATGACGAACTCGGGCTTAATGCCGTCCTTGTTGTAGATGTACTGCCAGCACATGCCGTCGCAGTCCTCTTCCTGGACAGTGCCGACGACCATGATCTTGTAGCCCTCGGGGATGAGGCCCATGTCCTTCATCATCTTGGCAGCGTAGGTAGCAGAAGCCATGCCACCCTCCTGGTCGGAGCCGCCGCGGCCGTAGATGATCTCGTCGGTCTCGTAGCCCTCATAGGGATCGGCATCCCAGTTCTCGATGTTGCCGATGCCGACGGTGTCGATGTGGGAGTCGATGGCGATGATCTTGTCGCCCTCGCCCATAAAGCCCATAACGTTGCCCAGGCCGTCGACCTTGACCTCGTCATAGCCAAGGCTCTCCATCTCGGCCTTGATGCAGGCGACAACCTCACCCTCCTCGCAAGACTCAGAGGGATGGGAGATCATAGCGCGCAGGAAGCGAGTCATGTCAGCACGATGAGACTCAGCAGCAGCCTTGATAGCGTCGAAATCGAGTTCTTTAGCCATTGTTCATAACCTTTCAAACGAAGGAATCTACCTGTGAGGTGGCGGAGCGATACCTATTTACTCCGCCCAGTATTAGCAAGTGGGGTATTCGCCTTCCCAGACGATGCGACGGTACTGCTCCGGATCGGTGTCGCCCTCGGTGGAGAAGCAGAGCACGGAGCTCGTCTTGTCCAGGCCGATGAGCTCCTTGAGCTCGGCGTACTCGGGATCGAGCATGAGGGTCTCGACCAGGCCGGTGGTCACTGCGCCGGACTCGCCGGAGATGACGCGCGGGTCGCCCTTCTCGGGAGCGCCCAGGGTGCGCATGCCGCGAGCGGTGACCCAGTCGGGGCAGGACACGAAGGCGGTGGTGTGGTTGCGCAGGATATCCCAGCCCAGAATGTTGGGCTCGCCGCAGCACAGGCCGGCCATGATGGAGGGCATGTCGCCGTCCACGATGCGCGGGTCGCCGTCGCCGGCGGCAGCGCCCTTGTACAGGCAGGCGGCAGGCGCGCACTCGACCACGACGAAGGTGGGCGGATTATCGGGATACAGGTTGGTGAAATAGCCCACCACGGCGCCGGCCAGCGAGCCTACACCGGCCTGAACAAAGACGTGCGTCGGGCGGTTGATGGCCATCTCGCGCAGCTGCTCGGCAGCCTCGGAAGCCATGGTGCCGTAGCCCTCCATGATCCAGGACGGAATCTTCTCGTAGCCCTCCCAGGCGGTGTCCTGAACGATGACGCCGCGCTCGCAGGCATCGGCCTCCGCGGCGGCCATGCGCACGCACTCGTCGTAGTTGACCTCTTCGATGGTCACCGTGGCGCCCTCGGCGGCGATGTTATCGAAGCGGGGCTTGGTGGAACCCTTGGGCATGTGCACGACGGCCTTCTGGCCCAGCTTGTTGGCAGCCCATGCCACGCCGCGGCCATGGTTGCCGTCGGTGGCGGTAAAGAAGGTAGCCTGGCCAAAGTCCTTGGCAAGCTGATCGGAGGTCAGGTAATCGAAGGTGCACTCGGCAACGTCCTTGCCGGTCTCGTCGGCAATGTAGTTGGCCATGGCAAACGAACCGCCCAGAACCTTAAAGGCGTTGAGGCCAAAGCGATAGCTCTCGTCCTTAACGCACAGGTTGGACAGACCCAGGCGCGCGGCCTGGCCGTCCAGGCGGGCAAGCGGAGTGACGGTGTACTGGGGGAACGACTGGTGGAAGGCGCGGGCCTTCTTCACGTGGTCGAGGCTCATGATTCCCAAGTGCTTGTCATCGCTCTTGGGCATCGTGTTGCCCGCCCACTGGATCTTATCGGCCATACGGTGAACTCCTTAAGTTCTCTCTTGCCGGCCCCCGCATACGCGTTTCAGCCCATTCCCATTCATGCGACTGAACTTTTATGTGGATGCCAAACAAAAAGTTTGTTAGCACTGTTCTATCACACTTTTTGATTGGAAAACCTAACAAATTGTTTGTTGCCGTAATCGGTACCTTTTCGCCGACGAACGGTTACATAACGCAGCGACGCTTTCGTTATTTGCGAACAAGTGGGGTTTATGGCAAAGTGAGCCCAAACTAATTTTTAGGAAGGCACCTATGACCCCCGCACAGATTGAGTTTTATAAGCGCCTTGCACACGGCCTGGCGCTCCAATTTGGCCCCAACTGCGAAGTCGTCGTCCACGACTTGGAGACCGAGGACGTGGACCACTCCATCGTAGTGATCGAAAACGGCCACGTCAGCGGGCGCAAACTGGGTGACGGCCCCAGCCATATTGTGCTTGAGTCCATGCACGAGGGCACCGCCGACGTGCACGACCGCGAGCCATACCTCACCAAAACCGCCGATGGCAAGCTGCTCAAGTCCTCGACCATCTTTATCCGCAACGACGAGGGCAAGCCCGTCGGCATTTTGGGCATTAACTTTGACATTACGCTCATGAAGGCTTTTGAGCGCTCGCTCGATGCCTTTACCGGCACCGGCGGCACGGGCTACACCGAGCCCGAGCCCATTACCAAAAACATCGGCGACCTGCTCGAGGACCTGTTGCACGAGTGCGAGCAGTTTGTGGGCAAGCCCGCGGCGCTCATGACCAAAGATGAGCGCATTCGCGCCATTGGCTACCTCGACCGTCGCGGCGCCTTCCTCATTTCCAAGTCGAGCGAGCGCGCCTGCGAGTTCTTTGGCATCTCCAAGTACAGCTTCTATAGCTACCTCAATGAGGCCAAGGCG
Proteins encoded in this region:
- a CDS encoding YgeY family selenium metabolism-linked hydrolase is translated as MAKELDFDAIKAAAESHRADMTRFLRAMISHPSESCEEGEVVACIKAEMESLGYDEVKVDGLGNVMGFMGEGDKIIAIDSHIDTVGIGNIENWDADPYEGYETDEIIYGRGGSDQEGGMASATYAAKMMKDMGLIPEGYKIMVVGTVQEEDCDGMCWQYIYNKDGIKPEFVISTEPTDGGIYRGHRGRMEIRVDVHGTSCHGSAPDRGDNAIYKMADIIADVRALNNNGCDESTDIKGLVKMLDPKYNPEHFEDARFLGRGTCTVSQIFYTSPSRCAVADSCAISIDRRMTAGETWESCLDEIRNLPAAKKYGDDVKVSMYMYDRPSWTGEVYETEAYFPTWINKETAPHVKALVDAHKAMFGDERIGCEPSMDKRTGRPLCDKWTFSTNCVSIQGRYGIPCVGFGPGAESQAHAPNEVTYKDDLVTAAAMYVAALNLYDPSQADGDATVFRAGLTNNKID
- the dpaL gene encoding diaminopropionate ammonia-lyase, producing the protein MADKIQWAGNTMPKSDDKHLGIMSLDHVKKARAFHQSFPQYTVTPLARLDGQAARLGLSNLCVKDESYRFGLNAFKVLGGSFAMANYIADETGKDVAECTFDYLTSDQLAKDFGQATFFTATDGNHGRGVAWAANKLGQKAVVHMPKGSTKPRFDNIAAEGATVTIEEVNYDECVRMAAAEADACERGVIVQDTAWEGYEKIPSWIMEGYGTMASEAAEQLREMAINRPTHVFVQAGVGSLAGAVVGYFTNLYPDNPPTFVVVECAPAACLYKGAAAGDGDPRIVDGDMPSIMAGLCCGEPNILGWDILRNHTTAFVSCPDWVTARGMRTLGAPEKGDPRVISGESGAVTTGLVETLMLDPEYAELKELIGLDKTSSVLCFSTEGDTDPEQYRRIVWEGEYPTC
- a CDS encoding helix-turn-helix transcriptional regulator, which codes for MTPAQIEFYKRLAHGLALQFGPNCEVVVHDLETEDVDHSIVVIENGHVSGRKLGDGPSHIVLESMHEGTADVHDREPYLTKTADGKLLKSSTIFIRNDEGKPVGILGINFDITLMKAFERSLDAFTGTGGTGYTEPEPITKNIGDLLEDLLHECEQFVGKPAALMTKDERIRAIGYLDRRGAFLISKSSERACEFFGISKYSFYSYLNEAKAAADDK